Proteins from one Acidiphilium multivorum AIU301 genomic window:
- a CDS encoding cytochrome c1: MRRLLATCLTAGALLAAGPALASGNGFGFDSLFGGYSQAALQTGFAVYRADCASCHGLSLVHYRDLGGIGLSEKDIAAITAQISQPDGTDAHGKPHMVKATPDDAITWSYPDAKAAIAANHGALPPDLSLFEAGHPRGAAYVQSLLLGYRKAPPNLTLLPNHYYNVAFPGGQIAMPPALKPGSVTLADGKQPDAAQMAHDVAEFLAWTADPKLEDRKVSGLGAILFLLVLGGLGAVVFRRRRA, from the coding sequence ATGCGGCGCCTGCTTGCCACCTGCCTCACCGCCGGGGCGCTTCTCGCCGCCGGCCCGGCCCTCGCCAGCGGCAACGGCTTCGGCTTCGACTCGCTGTTCGGCGGCTACAGCCAGGCCGCGCTGCAGACCGGCTTCGCCGTCTACCGCGCCGACTGCGCGAGCTGCCACGGGCTCAGCCTCGTGCACTACCGCGATCTCGGCGGCATCGGCCTTTCCGAGAAGGACATCGCGGCGATCACCGCGCAGATCAGCCAGCCGGACGGCACCGACGCCCACGGCAAGCCGCATATGGTCAAGGCCACGCCGGACGACGCCATCACCTGGTCCTACCCCGATGCGAAGGCCGCGATCGCCGCCAATCACGGCGCCCTGCCGCCGGACCTCTCGCTGTTCGAGGCCGGCCATCCGCGCGGCGCCGCCTATGTCCAGTCGCTGCTGCTCGGCTACCGCAAGGCCCCGCCGAACCTGACCCTGCTGCCGAACCACTATTACAACGTCGCCTTCCCCGGCGGGCAGATCGCGATGCCCCCGGCGCTGAAGCCCGGCTCCGTCACGCTGGCCGACGGCAAGCAGCCCGACGCGGCGCAGATGGCGCACGACGTCGCCGAATTCCTCGCCTGGACCGCCGATCCCAAACTGGAGGACCGCAAGGTCAGCGGCCTCGGCGCCATCCTCTTCCTGCTCGTCCTCGGCGGGCTCGGCGCCGTCGTCTTCCGCCGGCGGCGCGCATGA
- the pstB gene encoding phosphate ABC transporter ATP-binding protein PstB, with protein sequence MKSEVVEPAMEPRVSIRNLDFYYGATQALKSVSIDFPDRQTTAMIGPSGCGKSTLLRVLNRMYDLYPGQRAEGEVILDGENILDPRTDINRLRRRVGMVFQKPTPFPKSIYENIAFGVRLHERLSRSAMDERVESALHKAALWNEVKDKLHASANALSGGQQQRLCIARSIAVSPQVLLLDEPTSALDPISTLRIEELIDELKRDFTIVIVTHNMQQAGRCADRVAFFYLGELIEVSDATQMFTAPRERRTQEYITGRFG encoded by the coding sequence ATGAAGTCCGAAGTCGTGGAGCCGGCGATGGAACCCCGCGTCTCGATCCGCAATCTCGACTTCTATTACGGCGCGACCCAGGCCCTGAAATCGGTCTCGATCGACTTCCCCGACCGCCAGACCACGGCGATGATCGGCCCCTCCGGCTGCGGCAAGTCCACCCTGCTGCGCGTGCTCAACCGGATGTACGACCTCTATCCCGGCCAGCGCGCCGAGGGCGAGGTGATCCTCGACGGCGAGAACATCCTCGACCCGAGGACCGACATCAACCGCCTGCGCCGCCGCGTCGGCATGGTGTTCCAGAAACCCACGCCCTTCCCGAAATCGATCTACGAGAACATCGCCTTCGGCGTCCGCCTGCACGAGCGCCTCTCGCGCAGCGCGATGGACGAGCGGGTGGAATCCGCCCTGCACAAGGCGGCGCTGTGGAACGAGGTGAAGGACAAGCTGCACGCCTCGGCCAACGCGCTCTCCGGCGGCCAGCAGCAGCGCCTGTGCATCGCCCGCAGCATCGCGGTCAGCCCGCAGGTCCTCCTGCTCGACGAGCCGACCTCCGCCCTCGACCCGATCTCGACGCTGCGCATCGAGGAGCTGATCGACGAGCTGAAGCGCGACTTCACCATCGTCATCGTCACCCACAACATGCAGCAGGCCGGCCGCTGCGCCGACCGCGTCGCCTTCTTCTATCTCGGCGAGCTCATCGAGGTCTCCGACGCGACGCAGATGTTCACCGCCCCGCGCGAGCGGCGCACCCAGGAATACATCACCGGCCGGTTCGGCTGA
- a CDS encoding DUF2075 domain-containing protein produces MRAWWSGTAGQLAAAAPEAVIGALARRLVETHALNHEEQIRAWRAQLPILTAALAGCGDWRVMLEYPLIRLGRRIDAVVLGERGIFVLEFKIGAARFANADRLQVEDYALDLFDFHAESRRHPIVPVLVAPDAPARAATPPLLAQPIMPVMEANAASLGGLIAATEAMLPAPAAAIDAAAWEAGAYRPVPTIVEAATMLYRRHGVEEIAAARADVSNLTRTTEAIGRAVDRALAAGERVVVFVTGIPGAGKTLCGLNTVFRSAAPAAFLTGNLPLVHVLREALARDAKGPGVSLRAANHRLDSAIQPLLGFLRDNVPRAAAPHERVIVFDEAQRAWDAAFGQRKFQLDDSEAGLFLDIMARHEGGAAIVALVGNGQEINTGEAGLASWGEALARRPGWRIVGPDGVIGHPDPARRLADAAPAGMEIDPALHLDVSVRQVRSAAAAAWIDAVLDGRAEMAAGIASAAGGVPFRITRSLDAMRAALRGASRGTRRAGLVCSAGAKRLRAEGLSADFPHMDRQAVASWFLNAWPDVRASDALEAPATQYACQGLEIDNVGLCWGGDLIRPRAGDGWLARRFRGTRWEEIRHKEAASWQVNTYRVLLSRARYETVIFVPPGDAGDATRPPAEFDRIAAFLTAAGAAPLAVDARAEAPAPLLSG; encoded by the coding sequence GTGAGGGCGTGGTGGTCCGGCACGGCGGGGCAGCTCGCCGCGGCGGCGCCGGAGGCGGTGATCGGCGCCCTCGCCCGCCGGCTGGTCGAGACCCATGCGCTCAACCATGAGGAGCAGATCCGCGCCTGGCGGGCGCAGCTGCCGATCCTGACCGCGGCGCTGGCCGGGTGCGGGGACTGGCGGGTGATGCTGGAATATCCGCTGATCCGGCTGGGGCGGCGGATCGATGCCGTTGTGCTGGGGGAGCGCGGGATTTTCGTGCTCGAATTCAAGATCGGGGCGGCGCGGTTCGCCAATGCCGACCGGTTGCAGGTGGAGGATTACGCGCTCGACCTGTTCGATTTTCACGCCGAGAGCCGGCGCCATCCGATCGTGCCGGTGCTGGTCGCCCCGGACGCGCCGGCGCGCGCGGCGACCCCGCCGCTGCTGGCGCAGCCGATCATGCCGGTGATGGAGGCGAATGCCGCATCGCTCGGCGGGCTGATCGCGGCGACCGAGGCGATGCTGCCGGCGCCGGCGGCGGCGATCGACGCGGCGGCCTGGGAGGCGGGGGCGTATCGGCCGGTGCCGACCATCGTCGAGGCGGCGACGATGCTGTATCGCCGGCACGGGGTGGAGGAGATCGCCGCGGCGCGGGCGGATGTGAGCAACCTGACGCGGACGACCGAGGCGATCGGCCGCGCGGTGGACCGGGCGCTGGCGGCGGGCGAGCGGGTTGTGGTGTTCGTCACCGGGATTCCGGGCGCGGGCAAGACGCTGTGCGGGCTGAACACGGTGTTCCGCAGCGCCGCACCTGCGGCGTTCCTGACCGGCAACCTGCCGCTCGTGCATGTGCTGCGCGAGGCGCTGGCGCGGGATGCGAAGGGGCCCGGCGTGTCGCTGCGGGCGGCGAACCACCGGCTGGACAGCGCGATCCAGCCGCTGCTCGGCTTCCTGCGCGACAACGTGCCGCGCGCGGCGGCGCCGCATGAGCGGGTGATCGTGTTCGACGAGGCGCAGCGGGCGTGGGACGCGGCCTTCGGGCAGCGCAAGTTCCAGCTCGATGACAGCGAGGCCGGGCTGTTTCTCGACATCATGGCGCGGCACGAGGGCGGGGCGGCGATCGTGGCGCTGGTGGGCAACGGACAGGAGATCAATACCGGCGAGGCGGGGCTGGCCTCGTGGGGCGAGGCGCTGGCGCGGCGGCCGGGCTGGCGGATCGTCGGGCCGGACGGGGTGATCGGCCATCCCGATCCGGCGCGGCGGCTGGCGGATGCGGCGCCGGCGGGGATGGAGATCGATCCGGCGCTGCATCTCGATGTGAGCGTGCGGCAGGTGCGCTCGGCCGCCGCCGCGGCGTGGATCGACGCGGTGCTGGACGGGCGGGCGGAGATGGCGGCGGGGATCGCTTCTGCCGCGGGCGGGGTGCCGTTCCGGATCACACGGTCGCTCGACGCGATGCGGGCGGCGCTGCGGGGGGCCTCGCGCGGGACGCGGCGGGCCGGGCTCGTGTGCAGCGCCGGGGCGAAGCGGCTGCGGGCGGAGGGGCTGTCGGCCGATTTTCCGCATATGGACCGGCAGGCGGTGGCGAGCTGGTTCCTCAATGCCTGGCCGGACGTGCGCGCCTCGGACGCGCTGGAGGCGCCGGCGACGCAATATGCCTGCCAGGGGCTGGAGATCGACAATGTCGGCCTGTGCTGGGGCGGCGACCTGATCCGCCCGCGCGCCGGGGATGGTTGGCTGGCGCGGCGCTTTCGCGGCACGCGGTGGGAGGAGATCCGCCATAAGGAGGCCGCGTCCTGGCAGGTGAACACCTATCGGGTGCTGCTCTCCCGCGCGCGCTATGAAACGGTGATTTTTGTTCCGCCCGGCGATGCGGGGGATGCGACACGGCCGCCGGCGGAGTTCGACCGGATCGCGGCGTTTCTGACGGCGGCGGGCGCGGCGCCGCTGGCGGTGGATGCGCGGGCGGAGGCCCCTGCCCCGCTGCTTTCCGGCTGA
- the phoB gene encoding phosphate regulon transcriptional regulator PhoB — MNEAAKPFVLVVEDEAPLVTLLRYNLEKSGFRVDEAGDGGEALGRINEAMPDLVLLDWMLPTMSGIEVCRQLRRKPSTRHLPVIMLTARAEDQDTVRGLETGADDYITKPFSPEALIARIRALLRRSGTAPARAPLVFHDLELDPTTHRVTRGGRVLHLGPTEFRLLEFFMRHPRRVFSREDVLNAVWGRDIHVEPRTVDVHIRRLRKSINAETDIDLVRTVRAAGYALDLDAVEA; from the coding sequence ATGAACGAGGCGGCGAAGCCGTTTGTGCTGGTGGTCGAGGACGAGGCCCCGCTGGTCACCCTGCTGCGCTACAATCTCGAGAAGTCCGGCTTCCGCGTCGACGAGGCCGGCGATGGCGGCGAGGCGCTCGGCCGCATCAACGAGGCGATGCCCGATCTCGTCCTGCTGGACTGGATGCTGCCCACCATGTCCGGCATCGAGGTCTGCCGCCAGCTCCGCCGCAAGCCCTCCACCCGCCATCTGCCGGTGATCATGCTCACCGCCCGCGCCGAGGACCAGGACACCGTCCGCGGCCTCGAAACCGGGGCCGACGACTACATCACCAAGCCCTTCTCGCCCGAGGCGCTGATCGCCCGCATCCGCGCCCTGCTGCGCCGCAGCGGCACCGCCCCGGCCAGGGCGCCGCTGGTCTTCCACGATCTCGAGCTCGACCCCACCACCCACCGCGTCACCCGCGGCGGCCGCGTCCTGCATCTCGGCCCCACCGAGTTCCGCCTGCTCGAATTCTTCATGCGCCACCCCCGCCGCGTCTTCTCGCGCGAGGACGTGCTGAACGCCGTCTGGGGGCGGGACATCCATGTCGAGCCCCGCACGGTGGACGTCCACATCCGCCGCCTGCGCAAGTCCATCAACGCCGAGACCGACATCGATCTGGTCCGCACCGTCCGCGCCGCCGGCTACGCGCTCGACCTCGACGCCGTCGAGGCCTGA
- the hemF gene encoding oxygen-dependent coproporphyrinogen oxidase produces MLYKSGMNDRSAPNPPAPAHEALKPAASEWFRTLRDRICAAFEAIEDAHGGMLADRAPGRFARTPWTRAPDGQNRLEGGGEMSLMRGRVFEKVGVNISVVGGAFSPDFAKNIPGAAEDPRFWAAGISLVAHMHSPRVPAAHMNTRMIVTTKGWFGGGGDLTPLQPGTAAAKEDAALFHDAFRAACDRYDPDYYPRFSKWCDEYFYLPHRGETRGAGGIFYDYLETEPELHFAFTRDVGLAFLESYPAIVRRRMDEAWTPEEREAQLVRRGRYVEFNLLYDRGTTFGLKTGGNTEAILMSMPPEVKWP; encoded by the coding sequence ATGCTGTATAAGTCGGGCATGAATGATCGTTCCGCACCGAATCCGCCCGCCCCCGCCCACGAGGCGCTGAAACCGGCGGCGAGCGAGTGGTTCCGCACGCTGCGCGACCGCATCTGCGCCGCCTTCGAGGCGATCGAGGACGCGCATGGGGGAATGCTGGCGGACCGCGCGCCGGGCCGCTTCGCCCGCACGCCCTGGACGCGCGCGCCGGACGGGCAGAACCGGCTGGAGGGCGGCGGCGAGATGAGCCTGATGCGCGGCCGGGTGTTCGAGAAGGTGGGGGTGAACATCTCGGTGGTGGGCGGCGCGTTCAGCCCGGACTTCGCGAAGAACATTCCCGGCGCGGCGGAGGACCCGCGCTTCTGGGCGGCGGGGATCAGCCTGGTGGCGCACATGCACTCGCCGCGGGTGCCGGCGGCGCACATGAACACGCGCATGATCGTGACGACGAAGGGATGGTTCGGCGGCGGCGGCGATCTCACCCCGTTGCAGCCGGGGACGGCGGCGGCGAAGGAGGACGCGGCGCTGTTCCACGACGCGTTCCGGGCGGCGTGCGACAGATACGATCCCGACTACTACCCGCGCTTCAGCAAGTGGTGCGACGAGTATTTCTACCTGCCGCATCGCGGCGAGACGCGGGGTGCCGGGGGGATTTTCTACGATTATCTGGAGACCGAGCCGGAGCTTCATTTCGCCTTTACCCGCGATGTCGGGCTCGCGTTCCTTGAATCCTATCCCGCGATCGTGCGGCGGCGGATGGACGAGGCGTGGACGCCGGAGGAGCGCGAGGCGCAGCTGGTGCGGCGGGGGCGGTATGTCGAGTTCAACCTGCTCTATGACCGCGGGACCACGTTCGGGCTGAAGACCGGCGGCAATACCGAGGCGATCCTGATGAGCATGCCGCCCGAGGTCAAATGGCCGTGA
- the phoU gene encoding phosphate signaling complex protein PhoU yields MPEDSKHILSSFEADLARLRDMIAAMGGLVETELADAVTALLTHDSAIAARVVEMDAKVDADERAIEQFAVRVLALRQPVADDLRQVVAALKVTTDIERIGDYAANVAKRTLVLNQAGSTWPLASLSQMARLVQESLKSTIDAIGEADPVKAISVWRADQMIDDLYTTIFRELITYMMEDPRNITACTHLLFIAKNLERIGDHATNIAELTYYAATGQTLPDARPKGDLSASPGAGAAS; encoded by the coding sequence ATGCCCGAAGACAGCAAGCACATCCTGAGCAGTTTCGAGGCCGATCTCGCCCGCCTGCGCGACATGATCGCGGCGATGGGCGGCCTGGTCGAGACCGAGCTCGCCGATGCCGTCACCGCCCTTCTCACCCATGACAGCGCGATCGCCGCCCGCGTCGTCGAGATGGACGCGAAGGTCGATGCCGACGAACGCGCGATCGAGCAGTTCGCCGTCCGCGTCCTCGCCCTGCGCCAGCCCGTCGCCGACGATCTCCGCCAGGTCGTCGCCGCGCTGAAGGTCACCACCGACATCGAGCGCATCGGCGACTATGCGGCGAACGTCGCCAAGCGCACCCTGGTGCTCAACCAGGCCGGCTCCACCTGGCCGCTCGCCAGCCTCTCGCAGATGGCCCGCCTCGTGCAGGAAAGCCTCAAATCCACGATCGACGCGATCGGCGAGGCCGATCCGGTGAAGGCGATCTCGGTCTGGCGCGCCGACCAGATGATCGACGATCTCTACACCACGATCTTCCGCGAGCTGATCACCTACATGATGGAAGATCCGCGCAACATCACCGCCTGCACGCATCTTCTCTTCATCGCCAAGAATCTCGAGCGCATCGGCGACCACGCGACCAACATCGCCGAGCTGACCTACTACGCCGCCACCGGCCAGACCCTGCCCGATGCGCGGCCCAAGGGCGACCTTTCGGCCAGCCCCGGGGCGGGCGCCGCTTCCTGA
- a CDS encoding S-methyl-5'-thioadenosine phosphorylase, whose translation MSAAEPRRPVIGVIGGSGLYDIEGIEDKRWERVATPWGEASDELMFGTLEGVSVVFLPRHGRGHKLSPTDLNYRANIDALKRAGVTDILSMSAVGSLREDLPPGHFVIVDQFIDRTFARAKSFFGAGCVAHVSMAEPVCARLGDALERSARALDLPVTRGGTYLAMEGPQFSTKAESHLYRAWGCSVIGMTNMPEAKLAREAELCYATVAMVTDYDCWHEDHEAVTVEQVVKVLLGNADRARALVRAVVPSLGAARPACAAGCDHALDHALITAPAARDPDLVARLDAVAGRVLSGG comes from the coding sequence ATGAGCGCGGCCGAACCCCGCCGCCCGGTCATCGGCGTCATCGGCGGCTCCGGCCTCTATGACATCGAGGGGATCGAGGACAAGCGCTGGGAGCGCGTCGCCACCCCCTGGGGCGAGGCGTCGGACGAGCTGATGTTCGGCACGCTCGAAGGCGTGTCGGTGGTGTTCCTGCCGCGCCACGGCCGCGGCCACAAGCTCTCGCCGACCGACCTCAACTACCGCGCCAATATCGACGCGCTGAAACGCGCCGGCGTGACCGACATCCTGTCGATGTCCGCCGTCGGCAGCCTGCGCGAGGATCTGCCGCCCGGCCATTTCGTCATCGTCGACCAGTTCATCGACCGCACCTTCGCCCGCGCGAAAAGCTTCTTCGGCGCCGGCTGCGTCGCCCATGTCTCGATGGCCGAGCCGGTCTGCGCCCGGCTGGGCGACGCGCTGGAACGCTCCGCCCGCGCGCTCGACCTGCCGGTGACCCGCGGCGGCACCTATCTCGCGATGGAAGGCCCGCAATTCTCGACGAAGGCGGAAAGCCATCTCTACCGCGCCTGGGGCTGCTCGGTGATCGGCATGACCAACATGCCCGAGGCCAAGCTCGCCCGCGAGGCCGAGCTCTGCTACGCGACCGTCGCGATGGTCACCGACTATGATTGCTGGCACGAGGATCACGAGGCGGTCACGGTCGAGCAGGTGGTCAAGGTGCTGCTCGGCAATGCCGACCGCGCCCGCGCCCTGGTCCGCGCCGTCGTCCCCAGCCTCGGCGCCGCCCGCCCCGCCTGCGCCGCCGGCTGCGACCACGCGCTCGACCACGCGCTGATCACCGCCCCCGCCGCGCGCGACCCCGATCTGGTGGCACGGCTCGACGCCGTCGCCGGCCGCGTCCTCTCCGGCGGCTGA
- a CDS encoding cytochrome b produces the protein MSTDTKPGWFEARLPLCAVYRRHWSDGLVPASQPLSWSVGPLVGVALAVLTLSGIWLGLAYQPSLSGAALSIADYTRNVPYGWLIRDLHRVGTTMLFGVLFVELFRGAFYGTYRNGRELAWVIGIVRLFACMAVGFLGFAMTGSPAAQGALLIMQAHLAALPLVGHLVGPAFLGGAGLNAATGPRIAMAHEAIGFLVLLIAALTVVASRAAPPANPDGIATPDPRDLLPRSALAGQYFTAFLIFALIFAAILAFAPGLGTPKTPLLPAALAIPVRVTPPWYLLVFHGFARMGGSPGGGLLLTVAAFLLLGALPWLDRGTVASGRYRPVYAGFLILLAVDLVLLGIAASEPARGLWPAVTDITAIYAFAHFLIITPLVTMLETPHEVPARLSRRTA, from the coding sequence ATGAGCACCGACACGAAACCCGGCTGGTTCGAGGCCCGCCTGCCGCTCTGCGCCGTCTATCGCCGCCACTGGAGCGATGGTCTGGTCCCCGCCAGCCAGCCGCTCTCCTGGTCGGTCGGCCCGCTGGTCGGCGTCGCCCTCGCGGTGCTGACGCTCTCGGGCATCTGGCTCGGCCTCGCCTACCAGCCGAGCCTGTCCGGCGCCGCGCTGTCGATCGCCGACTACACCCGCAACGTCCCCTATGGCTGGCTGATCCGCGACCTGCACCGCGTCGGCACCACCATGCTGTTCGGCGTGCTGTTCGTCGAGCTGTTCCGCGGCGCCTTCTACGGCACCTACCGCAACGGCCGCGAACTCGCCTGGGTCATCGGGATCGTCCGCCTCTTCGCCTGCATGGCGGTCGGCTTCCTCGGCTTCGCGATGACCGGCAGCCCCGCCGCCCAGGGCGCGCTGCTGATCATGCAGGCGCATCTCGCGGCACTTCCGCTGGTCGGCCATCTGGTCGGCCCCGCCTTTCTCGGCGGCGCCGGGCTCAATGCCGCCACCGGCCCGCGCATCGCGATGGCGCATGAGGCGATCGGCTTCCTCGTCCTGCTGATCGCCGCCCTCACCGTGGTCGCCTCGCGCGCCGCCCCGCCCGCCAACCCCGACGGCATCGCCACCCCCGACCCGCGCGACCTGCTGCCCCGCTCCGCCCTGGCCGGCCAGTATTTCACCGCCTTCCTGATCTTCGCGCTGATCTTCGCCGCCATCCTCGCCTTCGCCCCCGGCCTCGGCACGCCGAAAACCCCGCTCCTGCCGGCGGCGCTGGCCATCCCGGTGCGGGTCACCCCGCCCTGGTACCTGCTGGTCTTCCACGGCTTCGCCCGCATGGGCGGCTCGCCCGGCGGCGGCCTGCTGCTCACCGTCGCGGCCTTCCTGCTGCTCGGCGCGCTGCCCTGGCTCGATCGCGGCACGGTGGCGAGCGGCCGCTACCGCCCGGTCTATGCCGGCTTCCTGATCCTGCTCGCGGTCGATCTCGTCCTCCTCGGCATCGCCGCCAGCGAGCCCGCGCGCGGCCTCTGGCCCGCGGTGACCGACATCACCGCGATCTACGCCTTCGCCCATTTCCTCATCATCACGCCGCTGGTCACCATGCTGGAAACCCCGCACGAGGTGCCGGCGCGGCTTTCGCGGAGGACCGCCTGA
- a CDS encoding peroxiredoxin, with product MALQLGQIAPDFEQDSSEGRLKFHEYLGSSWGILFSHPKDFTPVCTTELAEAARLMPEWKKRNVKPVGLSVDTGENHKGWAADIEETQGQTLNFPVIADHDRKVSTLYDMIHPAADPTVTVRSVFIIDPQKKIRLIMTYPPATGRNFAEILRVIDALQLTDGYKVATPVNWTDGKDVIIVPSLSDEEAKQRFPEGFRTLKPYLRMVKQPKLPSAS from the coding sequence ATGGCTCTTCAACTCGGCCAGATCGCGCCGGATTTCGAACAGGACAGCTCCGAGGGGCGCCTGAAGTTCCACGAGTATCTCGGCTCGTCCTGGGGCATCCTGTTCAGCCACCCGAAGGATTTCACCCCGGTCTGCACCACCGAGCTGGCCGAGGCCGCGCGCCTGATGCCGGAGTGGAAGAAGCGCAACGTCAAGCCCGTCGGCCTCTCGGTCGACACTGGCGAGAACCACAAGGGCTGGGCCGCCGATATCGAGGAAACCCAGGGCCAGACGCTCAATTTCCCGGTCATCGCCGACCATGACCGCAAGGTCTCCACCCTCTACGACATGATCCACCCCGCGGCCGACCCGACGGTGACGGTGCGCTCGGTCTTCATCATCGACCCGCAGAAGAAGATCCGCCTGATCATGACCTACCCGCCGGCGACGGGCCGCAACTTCGCGGAAATCCTCCGCGTGATCGACGCCCTCCAGCTGACCGACGGCTACAAGGTCGCCACCCCGGTCAACTGGACCGACGGCAAGGACGTGATCATCGTCCCCTCGCTCTCCGACGAGGAGGCGAAGCAGCGCTTCCCCGAGGGTTTCCGCACGCTCAAGCCCTATCTGCGGATGGTGAAGCAGCCGAAGCTCCCCTCGGCGAGCTGA
- a CDS encoding sodium:solute symporter family protein: MSIALVLLALSAVFALVLGVVARTGHEMGLEQWTVGNRGFGAILVFLLLAGEIYTTFTFLGASGFAYGQGAPAYYILAYGTIAYVIGYFMLPPVWRYAKQHHLVSQPDFFAHKYDSPSLGVVVSLVDIVALIPYLVLQLTGLGIIVTAASYGAIPDWISVLIGAVVVTVYVIISGVRGSAWTAVAKDLMILAVVLFLGLWLPAHLYGGIGPMFTQIAKAKPGFLVFAAHGTSVWWFVSTVLLTALGFFMWPHSFASCYTAREEKVFRKNAMVLPLYQLILLFVYFVGFAAVLKVPGLKGAATNLALFKIVTATLPPWVVGVVGAAGVLTALVPGSMITMTAATLLSRNIYGAFNRDASDDQVVFLAKCLVPVVMAVAVYFTLTGNSTIVTLLLVGYSFVTQMFPALIASLFPRSGVTRQGAMAGIVVGVAVAAWLTFSHASVGKLLPFLPGPLKDFNVGIIALIANIVVLFAVSAVTRSAATAPAE, translated from the coding sequence ATGAGCATCGCCCTCGTTCTTCTCGCCCTGTCCGCCGTCTTCGCCCTCGTGCTCGGCGTCGTCGCCCGCACCGGCCACGAGATGGGCCTCGAGCAATGGACGGTCGGCAACCGCGGCTTCGGCGCCATCCTCGTCTTCCTGCTGCTCGCCGGCGAAATCTACACCACCTTCACCTTCCTCGGCGCCTCCGGCTTCGCCTACGGCCAGGGCGCGCCGGCCTATTACATCCTCGCCTACGGCACCATCGCCTACGTCATCGGCTATTTCATGCTCCCGCCGGTCTGGCGCTACGCGAAGCAGCACCACCTCGTCTCCCAGCCCGACTTCTTCGCCCACAAATACGACAGCCCCTCGCTCGGCGTCGTCGTCTCCCTGGTCGATATCGTCGCGCTGATCCCCTATCTCGTCCTCCAGCTCACCGGCCTCGGCATCATCGTCACCGCCGCCAGCTACGGCGCGATCCCGGACTGGATCTCGGTCCTCATCGGCGCCGTCGTCGTCACCGTCTATGTCATCATCTCTGGCGTGCGCGGCTCCGCCTGGACCGCCGTCGCCAAGGACCTGATGATCCTCGCCGTCGTCCTCTTCCTCGGCCTCTGGCTGCCGGCGCATCTCTATGGCGGCATCGGCCCGATGTTCACGCAAATCGCCAAGGCCAAGCCCGGCTTCCTCGTCTTCGCCGCGCACGGCACCTCGGTCTGGTGGTTCGTCTCCACCGTGCTGCTGACCGCGCTCGGCTTCTTCATGTGGCCGCATTCCTTCGCCAGCTGCTACACCGCGCGCGAGGAGAAGGTGTTCCGCAAGAACGCGATGGTGCTGCCGCTCTACCAGCTGATCCTGCTCTTCGTGTATTTCGTCGGCTTCGCGGCGGTGCTGAAGGTTCCCGGCCTCAAGGGCGCGGCGACCAACCTCGCCCTCTTCAAGATCGTCACCGCGACGCTGCCGCCCTGGGTGGTCGGCGTGGTCGGCGCCGCCGGCGTCCTCACCGCCCTCGTCCCCGGCTCGATGATCACGATGACGGCCGCCACCCTGCTCTCGCGCAACATCTACGGCGCCTTCAACCGCGACGCCTCGGACGACCAGGTCGTCTTCCTCGCCAAATGCCTGGTCCCGGTGGTGATGGCGGTGGCGGTCTATTTCACCCTGACCGGCAACTCCACCATCGTGACCCTGCTGCTGGTCGGCTACAGCTTCGTCACCCAGATGTTCCCCGCCCTGATCGCGAGCCTCTTCCCCCGCTCCGGCGTCACCCGGCAGGGGGCGATGGCCGGCATCGTCGTCGGTGTGGCGGTCGCCGCCTGGCTGACCTTCAGCCACGCCTCGGTCGGCAAGCTGCTGCCCTTCCTGCCCGGCCCGCTGAAGGACTTCAATGTCGGCATCATCGCGCTGATCGCCAACATCGTCGTCCTCTTCGCCGTCAGCGCGGTCACCCGCAGCGCCGCGACGGCGCCGGCGGAATAG
- a CDS encoding DUF3311 domain-containing protein, producing the protein MKPIHWIAALPCIVMLLGPVLHNEVDPLILGMPFPLGWITVWILITAVVMALVYALDPANRDGAGAGR; encoded by the coding sequence ATGAAACCCATCCACTGGATCGCGGCATTGCCGTGCATCGTGATGCTGCTCGGCCCCGTGCTGCACAACGAGGTCGATCCCCTCATCCTCGGCATGCCCTTTCCCCTCGGCTGGATCACCGTCTGGATCCTGATCACCGCGGTGGTCATGGCCCTCGTCTACGCGCTCGATCCCGCCAACCGCGACGGCGCGGGGGCCGGCCGATGA